In Streptomyces sp. NBC_00878, a single window of DNA contains:
- a CDS encoding ABC transporter permease, translating to MTTVTEAPPLAPTPAPKERPPGKRGRLTPYWLLLPGILWLLVFFALPMVYQASTSVQTGSLEEGYKVTWHFATYWDAVSEYWPQFLRSIAYAGTATILCLLLGYPLAYLIAFRAGRWRNLILILVIAPFFTSFLIRTLAWKTILADGGPVVGALNSLHVLDVTSWLGITAGDRVLATPLAVVCGLTYNFLPFMILPLYTSLERIDGRLHEAAGDLYAKPFTTFRKVTFPLSMPGVVSGTLLTFIPASGDYVNADLLGSTDTRMVGNVIQTQFLRILDYPTAAALSFILMAGILAIVTLYIRKSGTEDLV from the coding sequence ATGACCACTGTCACCGAGGCGCCACCCCTGGCGCCGACCCCCGCACCGAAGGAACGCCCGCCCGGAAAGCGCGGCCGCCTCACCCCGTACTGGCTGCTGCTCCCCGGCATCCTCTGGCTGCTCGTCTTCTTCGCTCTGCCGATGGTCTACCAGGCCTCCACGTCCGTGCAGACGGGCTCCCTGGAGGAGGGCTACAAGGTCACCTGGCACTTCGCGACGTACTGGGACGCGGTGTCCGAGTACTGGCCGCAGTTCCTGCGCTCCATCGCGTACGCCGGTACCGCCACGATCCTTTGTCTGCTGCTCGGCTACCCGCTCGCGTATCTGATCGCGTTCCGCGCGGGCCGCTGGCGCAACCTGATCCTGATCCTGGTGATCGCCCCGTTCTTCACCAGCTTCCTGATCCGTACGCTCGCCTGGAAGACGATCCTCGCGGACGGCGGCCCGGTCGTCGGCGCCCTCAACTCGCTGCACGTCCTGGACGTCACCAGCTGGCTCGGCATCACGGCCGGGGACCGGGTCCTCGCCACGCCGCTCGCCGTGGTCTGCGGTCTCACGTACAACTTCCTGCCGTTCATGATCCTGCCGCTCTACACCTCCCTTGAGCGGATCGACGGGCGGCTGCACGAGGCGGCGGGCGACCTGTACGCGAAGCCCTTCACCACCTTCCGCAAGGTGACGTTCCCGCTGTCGATGCCCGGTGTCGTCTCCGGGACGCTGCTCACGTTCATCCCGGCGAGCGGCGACTACGTGAACGCCGATCTGCTCGGCTCCACCGACACCCGCATGGTCGGAAACGTCATCCAGACCCAGTTCCTGCGGATTCTCGACTATCCGACGGCCGCGGCGCTCTCGTTCATTCTCATGGCCGGGATCCTCGCCATCGTCACCCTCTACATTCGCAAGTCCGGGACGGAGGATCTGGTTTAA
- a CDS encoding ABC transporter ATP-binding protein: protein MTKDTGGDVRLSGISKTYGSFTAVHPLDLTVPQGSFFALLGASGCGKTTTLRMIAGLEEPSSGSVALGDQDVTNLPPYKRPVNTVFQSYALFPHLDIFENVAFGLRRRGIKSVKKQVEDMLDLVQLGEQARKKPHQLSGGQQQRVAVARALINTPKVLLLDEPLGALDLKLRRQMQLELKRIQTEVGITFVHVTHDQEEAMTMADTVAVMNAGRVEQLGSPADLYENPQTTFVANFLGTSNLIEAEVDTRSGAEIVLKAGGGKLVLPEARCSAPTATGGKVLVGVRPEKISLTHADDAGEIPVGRNRITGTIADSSFIGVSTQYVIDSPVCPEFEVYAQNIDRDSRLVRGAEVVLHWNPAHTFGLDAAQDIDAGVETVGQEEGVAA from the coding sequence ATGACGAAAGACACCGGCGGCGACGTCCGCCTCTCCGGAATCAGCAAGACCTACGGCTCCTTCACCGCCGTCCACCCGCTCGACCTGACCGTCCCCCAGGGCTCGTTCTTCGCCCTGCTCGGCGCCTCAGGCTGCGGCAAGACCACCACCCTGCGGATGATCGCCGGTCTGGAGGAACCTTCCTCCGGCTCCGTCGCGCTCGGCGACCAGGACGTGACGAACCTGCCGCCGTACAAGCGGCCTGTGAACACCGTCTTCCAGTCGTACGCGCTCTTCCCGCACCTCGACATCTTCGAGAACGTCGCCTTCGGTCTGCGCCGGCGCGGCATCAAGTCGGTGAAGAAGCAGGTCGAGGACATGCTCGACCTCGTCCAGCTCGGCGAGCAGGCCCGCAAGAAGCCGCACCAGCTCTCCGGCGGCCAGCAGCAGCGCGTCGCCGTGGCCCGCGCGCTGATCAACACCCCCAAGGTCCTCCTTCTCGACGAACCCCTAGGCGCCCTCGACCTCAAGCTGCGCCGCCAGATGCAGCTGGAGCTCAAGCGCATCCAGACCGAGGTCGGCATCACCTTCGTGCACGTCACACACGACCAGGAGGAGGCCATGACGATGGCCGACACGGTCGCCGTGATGAACGCGGGCCGTGTCGAACAGCTCGGCTCGCCCGCCGACCTCTACGAGAACCCGCAGACCACCTTCGTCGCCAACTTCCTCGGCACCTCGAACCTCATCGAGGCCGAGGTCGACACCAGGAGCGGCGCCGAGATCGTCCTCAAGGCGGGCGGCGGCAAGCTCGTCCTGCCCGAGGCGCGATGTTCCGCGCCCACGGCGACCGGCGGCAAGGTTCTCGTCGGCGTCCGCCCCGAGAAGATCTCGCTCACGCACGCCGACGACGCGGGCGAGATACCCGTCGGCCGCAACCGCATCACCGGCACGATCGCCGACTCCAGCTTCATCGGCGTCTCCACGCAGTACGTCATCGACAGCCCGGTCTGCCCCGAGTTCGAGGTCTACGCCCAGAACATCGACCGCGACTCCCGGCTCGTGCGCGGTGCCGAGGTCGTCCTGCACTGGAACCCGGCCCACACGTTCGGCCTGGACGCCGCTCAGGACATCGACGCGGGCGTGGAGACGGTGGGGCAAGAAGAGGGGGTGGCGGCCTGA
- a CDS encoding spermidine/putrescine ABC transporter substrate-binding protein yields the protein MEQYEPDRLSPARLAAMRRGLSNGRASLTRRSLLRASTGGALALGGLGTLSACGIPAAKNTAGVSSEDHSAKEKQITFSNWTEYMDVDDSEKHHPTLDAFTKRTGIKVKYTEDINDNVEFFGKIKPQLAAGQATGRDLICVTDWLAARLIRFGWVQKLDASNLPHAYANLSQQFRTPDWDPGRAYSYPWTGISTVIAYNKKALDGVEVKSLSDMLDNPKLKGRIGFLSEMRDSIGMTLLDLGKDPAKFTDDDFDAAIARLQKAVDQGQIRRFTGNDYTSDLTKGDLAACVAWAGDVVQLKADSPDVDFVIPDSGYLTSTDNLLVPNKARHKTNAERLIDYYYEPAPAAQLAAYINYVCPVDGVKAELAKIDESAADNPLIIPDAAMAAKSHSFRSLSAKEETAYEEKFAKLTGA from the coding sequence ATGGAGCAGTACGAGCCCGACCGCCTGTCCCCGGCCCGACTCGCCGCCATGCGGCGCGGCCTCAGCAACGGCAGGGCCTCCCTCACCCGCCGTTCGCTGCTGCGCGCGTCCACCGGCGGCGCGCTCGCCCTGGGCGGGCTCGGGACGCTGAGCGCCTGCGGGATACCCGCGGCGAAGAACACCGCGGGCGTCTCGTCCGAGGACCACTCGGCCAAGGAGAAGCAGATCACCTTCTCCAACTGGACCGAGTACATGGACGTCGACGACAGCGAGAAGCACCACCCCACGCTCGACGCGTTCACCAAGCGCACCGGCATCAAGGTCAAGTACACCGAGGACATCAACGACAACGTCGAGTTCTTCGGGAAGATCAAGCCGCAGCTCGCGGCGGGCCAGGCCACCGGACGCGACCTGATCTGTGTCACCGACTGGCTGGCCGCCCGGCTCATCCGCTTCGGCTGGGTGCAGAAGCTGGACGCGTCCAACCTGCCGCACGCGTACGCCAACCTGTCCCAGCAGTTCCGTACGCCGGACTGGGACCCGGGACGCGCGTACTCGTACCCCTGGACCGGTATCTCCACGGTCATCGCCTACAACAAGAAGGCGCTGGACGGCGTGGAGGTGAAGTCCCTCTCCGACATGCTCGACAATCCCAAGCTCAAGGGGCGCATCGGCTTCCTGTCCGAGATGCGCGACAGCATCGGCATGACGCTGCTCGACCTGGGCAAGGACCCGGCGAAGTTCACCGACGACGACTTCGACGCGGCGATCGCCCGCCTCCAGAAGGCCGTCGACCAGGGCCAGATCCGCCGCTTCACCGGCAACGACTACACCTCCGACCTCACCAAGGGCGACCTCGCGGCCTGTGTCGCCTGGGCCGGTGACGTCGTCCAGCTCAAGGCGGACAGCCCGGACGTCGACTTCGTCATCCCGGACAGCGGCTATCTGACGTCCACGGACAACCTGCTGGTCCCCAACAAGGCCCGGCACAAGACCAACGCCGAACGGCTCATCGACTACTACTACGAGCCCGCTCCGGCCGCCCAGCTCGCCGCGTACATCAACTACGTCTGTCCCGTCGACGGAGTGAAGGCCGAGCTGGCGAAGATCGACGAGTCGGCGGCCGACAACCCGCTGATCATTCCGGACGCCGCCATGGCGGCCAAGTCCCACTCCTTCCGCTCCCTGAGCGCGAAGGAAGAGACGGCCTACGAAGAGAAGTTCGCGAAGCTGACCGGGGCGTAA
- a CDS encoding gamma-aminobutyraldehyde dehydrogenase, with translation MHNPGHRFQAQDRFPAQDRFEAGAQYIAGRLTKGTSGRTHAVVDPATGDEVYTYELAGTADVDAAVAAAREAFPGWAATTPGERSDAMHRFAAVLADRAEEFAQAESLQCGKPIKLTREFDVPGTIDNTAFFAGAARHLQGQSAGEYSGDHTSYVRREPIGVVGSIAPWNYPLQMAAWKILPAIAAGNTIVLKPAELTPLTSLLFAEAATQAGIPDGVVNIVTGAGKDAGEHLVGHPDVAMTSFTGSTAVGKRVAEIATATVTRLHLELGGKAPFVVFDDADLEAAVHGAVAGALINTGQDCTAATRAYVQRPLYEEFVSRTAELMGTVRLGDPFAPDTDLGPLISVAQRDRVAGFVDRARSYARVVTGGEIPQDLKHGAYYRPTLVADAAQDSEIVQSELFGPVLVVLPFDSDDEGIRLANDSPYGLAASAWSRDVYRANRATREIKAGCVWVNDHIPIISEMPHGGYKASGFGKDMSSYSFEEYTQIKHVMFDNTAVARKDWHRTIFGDR, from the coding sequence ATGCACAATCCGGGCCATCGCTTCCAGGCACAGGACCGCTTCCCGGCGCAGGACCGCTTCGAGGCGGGCGCGCAGTACATCGCGGGGCGGCTGACCAAGGGCACGTCCGGCCGCACGCACGCGGTCGTCGACCCGGCCACCGGCGACGAGGTCTACACGTACGAGCTGGCCGGTACGGCGGACGTGGACGCGGCCGTCGCCGCCGCCCGCGAGGCGTTCCCGGGCTGGGCCGCCACCACCCCGGGCGAGCGCTCCGACGCCATGCACCGCTTCGCCGCCGTGCTGGCCGACCGCGCCGAGGAGTTCGCGCAGGCGGAGTCCCTCCAGTGCGGCAAGCCGATCAAGCTGACCCGGGAGTTCGACGTCCCGGGCACGATCGACAACACCGCCTTCTTCGCGGGCGCCGCCCGGCATCTGCAGGGGCAGTCCGCGGGCGAGTACTCCGGCGACCACACCTCGTACGTACGCCGTGAACCCATCGGTGTCGTCGGCTCCATCGCCCCCTGGAACTATCCCCTCCAGATGGCCGCCTGGAAGATCCTCCCGGCGATCGCCGCGGGCAACACCATCGTCCTGAAGCCCGCCGAGCTCACCCCGCTCACCTCGCTGCTGTTCGCCGAGGCGGCCACCCAAGCGGGCATCCCGGACGGTGTCGTCAATATCGTCACCGGGGCGGGCAAGGACGCCGGTGAGCATCTCGTCGGGCATCCCGACGTCGCGATGACTTCGTTCACCGGCTCCACCGCCGTCGGTAAGCGCGTCGCCGAGATCGCTACCGCCACCGTCACGCGCCTTCACCTGGAGCTCGGCGGCAAGGCCCCCTTCGTGGTCTTCGACGACGCGGACCTGGAGGCCGCCGTGCACGGCGCGGTGGCGGGCGCGCTCATCAACACGGGACAGGACTGCACGGCCGCCACGCGCGCGTACGTCCAAAGGCCCCTCTACGAAGAGTTCGTTTCCCGGACGGCGGAGCTGATGGGGACCGTCCGGCTCGGCGATCCCTTCGCACCCGACACCGACCTCGGGCCGCTCATCTCGGTCGCCCAGCGCGACCGCGTCGCCGGATTCGTCGACCGGGCACGGTCCTACGCGCGCGTGGTCACCGGCGGCGAGATCCCGCAGGACCTCAAGCACGGCGCGTACTACCGGCCCACCCTCGTCGCGGACGCCGCCCAGGACAGCGAGATCGTGCAGTCCGAGCTCTTCGGCCCTGTTCTCGTCGTGCTCCCCTTCGACAGCGACGACGAAGGCATCCGGCTCGCCAACGATTCGCCGTACGGTCTCGCCGCTTCCGCGTGGAGCCGTGACGTGTACCGCGCGAACCGTGCCACGCGCGAGATCAAGGCGGGCTGTGTGTGGGTCAACGACCACATCCCGATCATCAGCGAGATGCCGCACGGCGGATACAAGGCGTCCGGCTTCGGCAAGGACATGTCCTCGTACTCGTTCGAGGAGTACACCCAGATCAAGCACGTCATGTTCGACAACACCGCGGTGGCCAGGAAGGACTGGCACCGCACGATCTTCGGGGACCGTTAG
- a CDS encoding NADAR family protein: MGKIDSWDALISAVQSGARVKYLHFWGHRARADGQVGAGCLSQWWPSPFTVDGVEYRTAEHWMMARKARLFGDERAERLALDAPNPALAKKAGRLVRGFDEAVWERERFGIVVEGSVRKFAADGSLGAFLLGTGERVLVEASPVDRVWGIGLAASDERAADPERWRGANLLGFALMEARDRLRSV; encoded by the coding sequence ATGGGGAAGATCGATTCCTGGGACGCGCTGATCAGTGCGGTCCAGTCCGGGGCGAGAGTCAAGTACCTGCACTTCTGGGGGCACCGGGCGCGGGCGGACGGGCAGGTGGGGGCGGGCTGTCTGAGTCAGTGGTGGCCGTCGCCGTTCACGGTGGACGGAGTGGAGTACCGGACGGCCGAGCACTGGATGATGGCGCGGAAAGCGCGGCTGTTCGGTGACGAGAGGGCGGAGCGGCTCGCGCTCGACGCCCCGAATCCCGCGCTCGCCAAGAAGGCGGGGCGGCTGGTGCGGGGCTTCGACGAGGCCGTGTGGGAGCGGGAGCGGTTCGGGATCGTGGTGGAGGGCAGCGTGCGGAAGTTCGCCGCGGACGGTTCGCTGGGGGCGTTCTTGCTGGGCACGGGTGAGCGGGTGCTTGTTGAGGCCAGCCCTGTTGATCGGGTGTGGGGGATCGGGTTGGCGGCGAGCGATGAGCGGGCGGCTGATCCGGAGCGGTGGAGGGGGGCGAACCTGCTCGGGTTCGCGTTGATGGAGGCGCGGGATCGGTTGCGGTCTGTTTGA
- a CDS encoding DUF4190 domain-containing protein produces MSDDAQTPDAPEHDGPRDRGPEDAGPGHAAPGHAAPGDAAPVAKVPLTKPAAEPDSWAPPTASAPAPAPGNPFAPPGGPQPGYPYAPPVGPHPHSHAHPHPTPGSSVPPPPIAPDGPGQMPYGYGYPGYPGYGGPVGGPGYGWPGMPMAPSNGLGTAGLVLGIIAAIGFCLWPVALACGILAVIFGAIGRGKARRGEATNPGQALAGIICGAVGIALAIAFVVLFLVMPEESGSGDSETTDDGFSTSLTVDS; encoded by the coding sequence ATGTCCGACGACGCGCAGACACCGGATGCGCCGGAGCACGACGGGCCGCGGGACCGCGGCCCGGAGGACGCGGGGCCCGGTCATGCAGCTCCCGGTCATGCAGCTCCTGGTGATGCGGCTCCCGTGGCGAAGGTCCCGCTGACCAAGCCCGCCGCCGAGCCGGACTCCTGGGCTCCGCCGACCGCGTCGGCCCCCGCCCCTGCCCCGGGAAACCCCTTCGCGCCTCCCGGCGGTCCTCAGCCGGGCTATCCGTACGCACCTCCGGTCGGCCCGCACCCCCACTCCCACGCTCACCCCCATCCCACTCCCGGCTCCTCCGTCCCTCCGCCTCCCATCGCTCCCGACGGTCCCGGCCAGATGCCGTACGGATACGGCTATCCGGGGTATCCCGGATACGGAGGTCCCGTCGGCGGCCCGGGCTACGGCTGGCCCGGAATGCCCATGGCGCCCAGCAACGGGCTGGGCACGGCCGGGCTCGTACTCGGCATCATCGCGGCGATCGGCTTCTGCCTCTGGCCGGTTGCCCTCGCCTGCGGCATCCTCGCGGTGATCTTCGGCGCGATCGGCCGCGGCAAGGCGCGCCGCGGGGAGGCGACCAACCCCGGCCAGGCCCTGGCCGGCATCATCTGCGGGGCCGTGGGCATAGCCCTGGCCATCGCCTTCGTGGTGCTCTTCCTCGTCATGCCCGAGGAATCGGGCAGTGGAGACTCGGAGACGACGGATGACGGCTTCAGCACGTCGCTGACCGTCGACAGTTGA